The sequence AACAGGCCGAAGGTCGATGGTTCTGGAACCGCCGTCAGGCCGTGAATGGCGCCCGGCACTTCGCCCAGGAACGTCCCTGCGCCGGACGTGAGGTTGATGGAGTACAATCCGGACGTGTTACCGCCGGCGTTGAAGATAGCGAAGGCGTTGCCGGAATCGGAGACGTCGAAGCCGCCGATGTCAGTGGCATCGAAACCCAAAGGGCCGATCGTTCCCAGCGTGCCCACGTTGTTGGCTTGCGTGACAAGGATATCGAGATCGGTGTCGATGGCTCGCAGTTGCGTGGCCAATGTGCCCGCCACGTTTTGATCGTAAGCGTGATGCACGACGTGCGGATCGGCGGCGGCATTCACATCGCCGACTGCAAAGAAGACCGGCGTGGTGGCTGCAACGTTGGCGTCGCCGGTGATTGGATTCGCCACGAAGTTCTGATTCGCGTCGCTGACGATGCGGATGCGATCAATCTGCGGGTTGAAGTCGAAGCCAAAGCTCGATCCGTCCAGTGGATTGGTGAAGCCTGCACCGACGACGGTCGCGAAGCCTGTGTTCGGCCGAATTGTAAGCAGGCGATTTTGATTGCTGAGGGCGAGCAGCTCGCCTGTAGCAGGACGCCGGTCGATGCCCCACAGCGATTCGCCGTCGGCGAGGCCGGTGATGGCCACGCTGCTGACCGTGCCGGGCGTCGCACTGTCGAAGATCACCAGACTCTGACCGTTGGGCGTGCCGCCGAGGCCAACCAATTTCTCGGCGTTCGCGGTTTCGCCAGCTGAGCCCATCAACACGAGCGCCGTCAGGGCGCAGAACCAGCGCAGTCTCATCTCTGTTGCT is a genomic window of Planctomycetia bacterium containing:
- a CDS encoding DUF4394 domain-containing protein — protein: MNPLLDGVRSFLRARLHRFGQYCNWSSIALRTYRGNIDILGATEMRLRWFCALTALVLMGSAGETANAEKLVGLGGTPNGQSLVIFDSATPGTVSSVAITGLADGESLWGIDRRPATGELLALSNQNRLLTIRPNTGFATVVGAGFTNPLDGSSFGFDFNPQIDRIRIVSDANQNFVANPITGDANVAATTPVFFAVGDVNAAADPHVVHHAYDQNVAGTLATQLRAIDTDLDILVTQANNVGTLGTIGPLGFDATDIGGFDVSDSGNAFAIFNAGGNTSGLYSINLTSGAGTFLGEVPGAIHGLTAVPEPSTFGLLAIALTMGGAFAARHARRGR